Proteins co-encoded in one Pseudopipra pipra isolate bDixPip1 chromosome 12, bDixPip1.hap1, whole genome shotgun sequence genomic window:
- the PATL2 gene encoding protein PAT1 homolog 2 isoform X1, with protein sequence MAEGGEPVILEDFLLVEDAPLLEMAEEDEELDLYNEMTFGLDQDFTQDTPKLLVPRKTSPVVAEETEVGDEPGPGAAEQPEKLGEPQEEGGTELEAEQVGSELEEEEEELGTEEQEPCEELNDLGDPAVMRAVQSKPTLESQDSAVLDSRIGACWAEFDKEDMLTMDPGTWGSCPSSVSPHHVLEDKAILQVLERPPSSTNMAFDFLGSCVQRGYGDSPRFKHPDSRLMSPKSFPQHFIQQQAPLMPPRSPCPPRPFPPARRPPPLFASNQTAGYTSPAPFQPGSPTMDSPLQPLAMHFGPMSSSLDPALFFSPSANSQLNLSMPSHMTQLHPQHQRILTQRQQQGRQAQSISPKKPWSPKVDPHAGLMTSKEKDWVIKVEMIQLQSENMDDDYYYQWYYHRLERRQAEEELLGGRNKLDTPKLVTPFIQKVETYDSVVRIAGSLGQVAVSTCYSPRRAIDAVHHALVEEAAGSHRLRALHRIEKLFLQLLEVEEAQQKMSLALGVEQEQQSQEVESLYHALKIRACNNEEEAEDEFLQLLCVRKGKKLVARLLPHLTREQGEKILLTITHHLPFLMKKDVLDESLPLLYSPLNEVVGGMTFSKLIEVLQELTQPLPECPELPLTMALKNQFGISLLYSLLSHGERLLSSDVPLEPQSGDFEAWTDMVYLVARELSQVPKALLVEPLFLPSNLLSLFCRYLDKQTVHHLEAKMECSLLPSEAAMLC encoded by the exons ACCAAGACTTcacacaggacaccccaaaactcCTGGTGCCACGGAAGACGAGCCCAGTGGTGGCAGAGGAGACTGAAGTCGGGGATGAACCGGGGCCTGGAGCGGCTGAGCAGCCAGAGAAGCTGGGAGAGCCCCAGGAGGAAggtgggacagagctggaggCGGAGCAGGTTGGCTCTGAgttggaggaagaggaggaggagctggggacTGAAGAGCAGGAGCCCTGTGAGGAGCTCAATGACCTAGGAGACCCGGCAGTGATGAGAGCCGTGCAGAGCAAACCCACACTGGAG AGCCAGGACTCGGCGGTGCTGGACAGCAGGATTGGTGCTTGCTGGGCAGAGTTTGACAAGGAGGACATG CTGACGATGGATCCTGGGACGTGGGGCTCCTGCCCTAGCAGTGTCTCACCCCACCATGTGCTGGAG gATAAAGCCATCCTCCAGGTCCTGGAGAGGCCCCCATCATCCACCAACATGGCCTTTGACTTCCTTGGctcctgtgtgcagaggggctaTGGGGACTCTCCCCGGTTCAAGCACCCTGACTCAAGACTGATGTCCCCCAAGTCCTTCCCCCAGCACTTCATCCAGCAG CAGGCACCTCTGATGCCTCCTCGCTCCCCGTGCCCCCCTCGGCCCTTCCCACCAGCTCGCAGGCCCCCTCCACTCTTCGCTTCCAACCAG actGCAGGGTACACATCTCCAGCCCCTTTCCAGCCTGGGTCCCCCACCATGGACAGcccactgcagcccctggcCATGCACTTTGGGCCCATGTCTTCCTCCTTGGACCCTGCTCTCTTCTTCAGCCCCTCAGCCAACAGCCAGCTGAACCTCAG CATGCCCAGCCACATGACCCAGCTGCACCCCCAGCACCAGCGGATCCTAACAcagcggcagcagcagggcaggcaggcacAGAG TATTTCCCCCAAGAAGCCATGGTCTCCTAAAGTGGACCCTCATGCTGGGCTGATGACCTCCAAGGAGAAGGACTGGGTCATCAAGGTGGAGATGATCCAGctgcagagtgagaacatggatGACGACTACTACTATCAG TGGTACTACCACCGTCTGGAGCGCAGGCAGGcggaggaggagctgctgggtggGCGCAACAAGCTGGACACCCCCAAGCTGGTCACGCCGTTCATCCAGAAAGTGGAGACCTATGACTCTG TGGTGCGCATCGCCGGCTCGCTGGGCCAGGTTGCCGTGTCCACCTGTTACAGCCCTCGCCGGGCCATTGATGCTGTGCACCATGCCCTCGTGGAGGAG GCTGCAGGGAGCCACCGGCTGCGGGCACTGCACAGGATCGAGAAG ctcttcctgcagctgctggaagtgGAAGAGGCACAGCAGAAGATGTCCCTCGCCCTGGgggtggagcaggagcagcagagccaagaAGTGGAGAGTCTCTACCATGCCTTGAAAATCAGGGCTTGCAACAACGAGGA ggaggcagaggatgaattcctgcagctgctgtgtgtgcGGAAGGGCAAGAAGCTCGTGGCCCGGCTGCTGCCCCACCTGACCCGGGAGCAAGGGGAGAAGATCCTGCTGACCATCACTCACCACCTGCCCTTCCTCATGAAGAAGGATGTGCTGGATGAG TCTCTCCCCCTGCTCTACAGCCCATTGAATGAGGTGGTGGGCGGGATGACCTTCAGTAAACTCATCGAGGTCCTGCAGGAGCTGACCCAGCCTCTGCCTGAGTGCCCTGAGCTCCCCCTCACCATGGCCTTGAAGAACCAG TTTGGGATCTCCTTGCTCTACTCCCTGCTGAGCCATGGGGAGAGGCTGCTGTCATCGGATGTGCCACTGGAACCGCAGAGTGGAGACTTTGAGGCGTG GACAGACATGGTGTACCTGGTGGCCCGGGAGCTGTCGCAGGtgcccaaggccttgctggtGGAGCCTCTTTTCTTACCCAGCAACCTTCTCTCGCTCTTCTGCCGCTACCTGGACAAGCAGACTGTCCACCACCTGGAAGCCAAGATGGA GTGCTCCCTGCTGCCGTCGGAGGCTGCCATGTTATGCTGA